One stretch of Zingiber officinale cultivar Zhangliang chromosome 6B, Zo_v1.1, whole genome shotgun sequence DNA includes these proteins:
- the LOC121990444 gene encoding uncharacterized protein LOC121990444 encodes MMAALRILPPGSPRALLAFSNFFHGISASGWAAAVVLIFLLWKLLFPQRRPPVYGATWPSSTSMRTKICMLITDADLRDLKLNLGGRLGGNEIWEDVIDKRSDLVSYKAKFCRPKNGPLKYFSVATFEKCSTELLRDFYMDNQYRKKWDKILIHHECLQVDEHSGTEVGRSIKKFPILKPREYISAWRMWEGKDKTFYCFTKNCEHPLALRQSKYVRVDFVRSGWRIRKVPGRNSCEITMMHQEDAGINIEVAKVAFVNGIWNYVMKMNRALREYSYSRPIRSTSCATIQKLIKMVPPDFEINGETDKKEVAGRVGRMFGQKKMACASKKKSLSSSKNWIKNGFLVLGGIFCLSRGRSAICSHLAVVCILKKFMK; translated from the exons ATGATGGCGGCACTCCGCATTCTTCCTCCGGGTTCACCGCGAGCACTTCTCGCCTTCTCCAATTTCTTCCACGGAATCTCTGCCAGCGGTTGGGCAGCGGCCGTCGTGCTCATCTTCCTCTTGTGGAAGCTCCTCTTCCCCCAACGCCGACCTCCCGTCTATGGAGCTACGTGGCCTTCGTCGACCTCCATGAGAACTAA GATTTGTATGCTCATAACTGATGCCGATCTGAGAGATTTGAAGCTTAATCTTGGCGGAAGGCTCGGCGGGAATGAGATCTGGGAGGACGTGATCGACAAAAGAAGTGATCTTGTGTCCTACAAAGCGAAGTTCTGCCGGCCAAAA AATGGGCCGCTGAAGTATTTTAGTGTTGCAACGTTTGAGAAATGTTCAACAGAGCTTCTGAGAGATTTCTACATGGACAATCAGTACAGGAAAAAGTGGGACAAGATTTTGATCCACCATGAGTGTCTCCAAGTAGATGAGCATAGTGGGACAGAAGTTGGACGTTCCATAAAGAAGTTCCCTATCTTGAAACCGAGAGAGTATATTTCAGCATGGCGTATGTGggaaggaaaagacaaaaccttttattgCTTCACCAAG AATTGTGAGCATCCTCTAGCTCTACGACAGAGTAAATATGTACGTGTTGATTTTGTTAGATCAGGTTGGCGCATAAGGAAAG TGCCTGGTAGGAATTCTTGTGAGATAACAATGATGCATCAAGAAGATGCTGGCATCAACATTGAGGTTGCAAAAGTTGCATTTGTCAATGGAATATGGAACTATGTGATGAAGATGAACAGAGCACTCCGTGAATATTCCTACTCCAGGCCAATTCGATCAACATCATGTGCTACCATTCAGAAACTCATTAAAATG GTGCCACCAGATTTCGAGATCAATGGTGAGACAGACAAAAAGGAAGTTGCTGGGAGAGTAGGCAGAATGTTTGGGCAAAAGAAGATGGCTTGTGCTTCCAAGAAGAAATCATTGAGCTCTTCAAAAAATTGGATCAAGAATGGGTTTCTGGTTCTTGGTGGTATCTTCTGTCTATCACGAGGCCGCTCTGCCATTTGCTCTCATCTGGCAGTGGTTTGCATCTTGAAGAAGTTTatgaaatga